The bacterium nucleotide sequence CATCGTCGTCGTGCAGTTCCACTGGGGCAAGGAGTACGAGCGCCAGCCGATGGCCGATCCACACGTGCCGACCCCCGACGACCCGGTCGCCATCGGCCACGCCGCCATCGATTGGGGCGCCGACATCGTCATCGGCAACCACCCGCACTGGTACCAGGGCGTCGAGGTCTACCACGGCAAGCTCATCACATACGCGCACGGCAACTTCGTCTTCGACCAGATGTGGTCGGAGGAGACACGCGAGGGCGTGATCGGCACCTACACCTTCTACGGCACGCAGCTCGTCGCGGCGACGTGGAGGCCGGTGCGGAGCTACGACTACGGGCAGCCGGTGTTCATGAACCCCAACGATTCAGCCGCGGTGCTGCAGACGATGGAAGCCGCGAGCGATCAGCTCGCCGCACGCCTGGGTGAACCGGCGACGGCGCCGCTCCCGTCATTCCCACCGCCGCTGCCCTACGCGCCCGAGCACGCGCCGCCATCCTCCGCCGTCAGCGCGCCCGGTTAGAATCACCCCAGCTCAACTCAGGGGGTCCCACCGTCGCAGCTTACGTCCCAGAACCAGGGCGCTCACGAACGCGCGGCCGGCGTCGACGCCGGCGAGATCGTTTCACCTTGCTCGCCGCGATCGCCCTGCTCCTGGCGGGCGGCGTGACGACCGGCTTTGTCGCCGTCAACCACGGCCGCTCGCCGATCCGCTTCACGCTGCAGCGCGCGACCGCCCCGGCGGCGAAGAGCTTCGATCACCTGGGGTTCTCCAACTACTGGCTCGCCGTCCATCCGCAGCCCGAGCTGCCGGTCCGCGCGCAGGCCGTGTACCTGGTCGACCTCGACACGCGGATGGTGCTGTGGGAGCGGGACCCCGAGACCTCGCGCGCGCCCGCGAGCCTGACCAAGCTGATCACCGCGATGGTGGCGGTGGACGACGCCGGGTCGCTGGACCGCGTCATCGAGGTGACCCCGCAGGCGACGCAGGTCATCCCGAGCGTCATGGGTCTGTCGGCGGGCGAGCATCTGACGCTGCGAGAGGTGCTGGACGGCCTGTTCCTGGACTCCGGCAACGACGCCGCCGAGGCGCTGGCGAGCGGCATCGTGCCGCGCGAGCGATTCATCCGGCAGATGAACCAGAAGGCGAAGAGCATCGGCCTCACCGCCAGCCACTTCGCCAATCCCAGCGGCCTCGATGCTCCGGGCCACGGGATGTCCGCGCACGACCTCGTCCACACCGCCGCGTACCTCGACAAGTACTACCCCGAGCTGGCGGCGATCGCCGCGACCAAGGACGTGGCGATCCTGGGCACCGCGCAGCACAAGGCTTTCTATCCACACAACCTCAACCGCTTGCTGTGGAGTTATCCCGGCGCCACCGGCTTGAAGACCGGCCTCACGGACAACGCCGGGGGCTGCATGCTCGCCACCGCGACGCGTGACGGCCGGCACCTGATCGTGGCCGTCCTCAACGACACCGGCCGGTCGACCGAGGACGCGGCGGTCCTGCTCGACTACGGGTTCAGCGTCCACCCCACGCCGTTCGGGCCGTTCTGATCCGGCCGCCGCCGAATCCCTAGACTTCGAAGTCGTGGCTCGCCTCACCGACCTGACCGCGCACGAGGTGCTCGACTCCAGGGGTAATCCCACGATCGCGGTCACGGTGCACACGGAAAGGGGCAGCGGCCGGGCGATCGTCCCGTCCGGGGCCTCGACGGGCGCCCACGAGGCGGTCGAGCTGCGCGACGGCGATCCGGAGCGCTACGGCGGCAAGGGCGTCACCCGGGCGGTGGCCAACGTCCTGGGCGAGATCGCGGAGCGGCTGCGCGGTTTCGACGTCCTCGACCAGAAGGGGCTCGACGAGGTGCTGATCGAGCTCGACGGCACGCCCAACAAGGCGAGGCTCGGCGCCAACGCGATCCTCGGCGTTTCGCTGGCGGCCGCCCACGCGGCGGCGCAGGCTGAAGGCGTCCCGCTGTACCGCCACCTCGGTGGCGAGGGCGCGGCCACGCTGCCGCTGCCGATGGCCAACATCCTCAACGGCGGCGCGCACGCCGACACGTCGGTCGACCTGCAGGAGTTCATGGTGTGCCCAGTCGGAGCCTCCCGGTTCGGCGAGGCCATCCGAGCCGTCTCCGAGACCTACCACGCGCTCAAGAAGGTCCTGAAGGCGCGGGGGCTCGCGACCGCGGTGGGGGACGAGGGGGGCTTTGCCCCGAACCTGAGCTCCAACGAGGACGCGCTCAAGCTCATCGTCGAGGCGATCAAGCAGGCCGGCTACACGCCGGGCCACGACATCGCGATCGCGCTCGACCCCGCCGCCAGCGAGTTCTACGCCGACGGCAGGTACACGCTCAAGGGCGAAGGCCGCACCCTCGACGCGCAGGGGCTCGCGAGCCTGTACGAGGAGTGGATCGACCGCTATCCGATCGTCTCCATCGAAGACGGCATGGCCGAGGACGACTGGGACGGCTGGCGTCATTTGACCGAGCGCATCGGCGGCAGGGTGCAGCTGGTCGGCGACGACCTCTTCGTCACCAACGTCAGAAGGTTGAAGGTGGGCATCGAGCGCGGCGTCGCCAACTCCCTGCTGGTGAAGGTGAACCAGATCGGCACGCTGACCGAGACCCTCGAGGCGATCGACCTCGCGCGCCATGCCAGGTACAGCTCGGTCATGTCGCACCGGTCGGGTGAGACCGAGGACACCACCATCGCGGACCTCGCGGTCGCGACCGGCGTGGGGATGATCAAGACCGGGGCGCCGGCGCGCTCGGAGCGAGTCGCCAAGTACAACCGCCTGCTCTTCATCGAGGCCGAGCTGGGCGCGGCGGCCGTCTACGCGGGTCGCAGCCCGCTGCGGTGAAGCCGCCCTCGCGGGCGGTCCACGCGGGCCGCGAGCTGGTCGCCCGGACTCCGCTCGCCCCCGACCTCAGCCCGGCTGCGGTGCACGTCTACACCGACCTGGAGGACTACGACGCGGTCGCGAGGGGGGAGCGGCCCGGGCACTACTACGGGCGGAACTCGAACAGCAACCGCGACATGCTCGAGAGGGCGGTGGCGGAGCTGGAGGGCGCGGAGGCCGGTGTCGCCACCGCGTCCGGGATGGCCGCCCTCCACGCCGCGATCCTGGCTCTGGCGCCGCGCCCGGCGACCGTCGTCGCCACGCGGGAGCTGTACGGCGGGACGCTGGCCCTCTTGCGCCAGGACCTGGAACCGGCGGGCTACAAGACCCAGCTCGTCGACCTGGTCGACCTCGAGGCCGTGCGGCGGGCCTTGGAGGGCGCCGGGCTGGTGCTGGCGGAGACCATCACCAATCCGCTGTGCAGGGTCCCGGACATGGAAGCGATCGCGGCGATGACAAATGATCGCGGCGTTCCCCTCCTGGTCGACAACACCTTCGCCACCCCGATGCTGTGCCGGCCGCTGGACCTGGGCGCCACGATGGTCGTGCACAGCGCCACCAAATACATCGGCGGCCATTCGGACCTGGTCGCGGGCGTCATCGCCGGCTCCGCCCCGGCGATCGCCGCCGCGCGCTCTCGCTCGGTGCGGACGGGCACGCCGCTGGGTCCATTCGACGCGTGGCTCGCGCTGCGCGGCATGCGCACCCTCGACGTGCGCATGCGCCGGCACAGCGACAACTCGCTCGCTCTGGCGCGGGCGATGCGGAGGCTGCCGGGTGTCGCGTGCGTCCATCACCCGCTCCTCGAAGAGTCGCCGTCCTTCGAGGTCGCGAGCCGGCTCCTACCGCGGGGGGCGGGGGGGATGATGGCCTTCGACCTGGAAGGCGGGCGGCCGGCCGTACAGCGGATGCTCTCGCGCTTTCAACTGGTTTCGTTCGCCGCCAGCCTCGGCGGGGTGGAGACCACGATCTCCTACCCCGAGATCACCTCGCATCGCTCGCTCACGCCTTCGGAGCGCGCCGAGGTCGGCGTCGGTCCCGGAACCGTGCGCGTCTCCGTCGGCATCGAGGACCCGGACGACATCGTCCTTGACTTCAACCAGGCCCTGGCCGGTTAGCCGTGTCGGCGTACACGCTGCTGCAGCTGTTCGAGGTGCTGGTCGCCGGTGGCATCCTGGTGGCCGGCGTCCTGGCGCGATCGCCGTCGATCACCCTGCTCGGCGGCGGCTTTCTGATCGGCAAGGCCGTGCTCAACATCCTCGCCCCCGAGGGCGGCACTGTCTACCGCCGCTCTCTGATCGGCTACACCCTGGGTGCGGTCTTCGTCGTCGCCGGCAGCGTCATCGTCCATTTCGCGAACTGAGCGCGCGGGCGAATGGGCCGGGTTTCTATCCTTGATAGGCACATGACCCAGGGCGTCGTCACTCCAGGCATCACGCGGTTGATCGGCAACACGCCGCTGCTGCGCGTCCGCCTGTTCGAGCGCGAGTTCCCCGGCGTCGAGGTCTACGCCAAGGCGGAATGGTTCAACCCCGGCGGTTCGGTCAAAGATCGGGCCGCACTGTCGATGATCGAAGACGGCGAAAGGCGCGGAGCGCTGACCCGCGACAAGATCATCATCGACTCGACCTCCGGCAACACCGGCATCGCCTACGCCCTGGTCGGCGCGGCGAAGGGCTATCGCGTCAAGCTCGTCATGCCCGGCAACGTGAGCGCCGAGCGCAAGGCGCTGGTCGTGGCCTACGGCGCCGAGATCGTGTACAGCGATGCGCTCGAGGGCTCGGACGGCGCGATCCGTCTGGTGCGTGAGCTGGTCGATGAAGAGCCGGATCGCTACTTCTACCCCGACCAGTACTCCAACGCAGCCAACGTGCGCGCGCATTACGAGGGCACGGCGGTGGAGATCCTGCAGCAGACGCCCGGACGGCTGACCCACTTCGTCGCCGGCCTCGGCACCACCGGGACGTTCGTCGGCACCTCGCGCCGCTTGAAGGAGCACGACGCTTCCATCCGCACCATCGCCGTGCAGCCCGACGATTCCTTTCACGGCCTCGAGGGCTTGAAGCACCTGCCGACGGCGATCGTGCCGAGGATCTGGGATCCAGGCATCGCCGACGAGGTGTGGGGAAGCCCGACCGAGCCCGCCTACGACCTGGCGCGGGCGGTGGCGCGCACCGAAGGATTGCTGGTCGGTCATTCGAGCGGCGCCGCGCTGTGGGCGGTGCGGCGGATCGCCGAAAAGACCCCTCACGCCGTCGTCGTCACCGTCTTCCCGGACTCGGGTGACCGCTACCTGTCGACCGGCCTGTACGGCGCGCGCCCGAGGTGAGGATCGTTCGAGCCGCGTTCGAGGCCATCCAGGCGCATGGCGCTGAGGGCTACCCGCACGAGATCTGCGGGATCATGGTCGGCCCGCGCGGCGAAGGCGTCGTGAGCGAGGTGAAGCGCGCGCGCAACATCATCGTCGAGCGGGCTCGTGACCGCTACGAGATCGATCCGCGCGACCACATCCGCATCCAGAAGGAGGCGGACGCCGCGGGCCTCGACATCGTCGGCTACTACCACAGCCACCCGGACCATCCCGCCCAGGCCTCGCGGTTCGACACCGAACGCGCCTGGGCCGGATACGTCTACCTGATCGTGTCCGTCGAGAAGGGCAAGCCGGTGGACGCCAACGGGTTCGTGGCCGCCGACGACGGCGGCCCGTTCCGGCCGGAACCGCTGGAGATCGTCTGAGCCCGACGCTCGCCAATCGGCCTGAGAGCGGCGCCACCGGCCGGTTCTCGAGCCTCCTCGCCGGCGCCTTGTAGGGCTTCGTCAGCCCGGTGGCTGGGCTCGTTTTGAGCGGCGCCGGGCGGGATCGCGACCGGGTTCCTGTGCACCGGGCCCCGGAAACGGTCTAATTGACAGCATGGCTCGTCCAATCGTCGCCATCGTGGGTCGTCCGAACGTCGGCAAGTCGACGCTGTTCAACCGCGTCCTCGGCTGGCGCAAGGCGATCGTCGACCCCGAGTCCGGCCTGACCCGCGACCGCTTGTACGGCGTCGGCGAGTGGCGCGGGCGCGAGTTCACGGTGGTGGACACCGCCGGCCTGGACCTGGATTCCGCCAAGGACGAGTCTCGCGCGGCCATCGAGGCGCAGACCAAGATCGCCATGGACCAGGCCGACGCCATCGTGCTCCTGCTCGACGTCCGGCAGGGGCTGACGCCGATCGACCGCGAGATCGCCCGCCTGCTGCGCCGCTCCGGCCGTCGCGTCCTGGTCGCCGCCAACAAAGCCGACTCCCCCAGCGAGCGTCATTTCGCGCACGAGATCCTCGAGCTCGGCTTCGACGAGCCCAGCCTCCTCTCCGCCCAGCACGGCATCGGCGTGGGCGACTTCCTCGATCGCGTGCTCGAGGCCCTGCCGCCTCCCGAGGCCGAGCCGGCGGCGGAGGAGAAGGCCGACCGGCTCGCCATCATGGGCCGGCCGAACGTCGGCAAGTCGTCGCTGCTCAACGCCCTTCTCGGCGACGAGCGCGCCCTGGTCAGCGCCGTTCCCGGCACCACGCGCGACCCCATCGACACCGAGCTCGTCTTCGACGGCATCCCGGTCGTGCTCATCGACACCGCCGGCATCCGGCGCAAGTCCTCCAGCCGTGACCGGCTCGAGCGCTACAGCCTCATGCGCGGCATCCATGCCATGGAGCGCGCGGATGCGGTGCTGCTGGTGATCGACGCTTCGGCCGGGGTTCTCGCTCAGGACCAGCACGTCGCGGGCTACGCCCTCGAGGCGGGGAAGGGTCTGGTGATCGTGGTCAACAAGATCGACCTGGTCGAGCCCGCGCAGCGCCGCGCACCCTACTGGCGCGAGACGCTGGGCAAGGACTTCAAGTTCGCCACGTTCGCGCCGGTGATGGCGGTCTCCGCGCGCACCAAGGAGGGCATCGGCTCGATCGTCCCCGCCGCGCTCGAGGTGGTCGGCCAGCGCCGCATCAAGATGCCGCCGAACGAGCTGAACCGCCTGCTTCGCGAGGCCTTCCTGGAGCATCCGCCGCCGAGCTTCAAGGGCCGCCGCCTCAAGCTCGACTTCGCGACGCAGGCCGGCTCGGAGAGTCCCACCGTCGTGATGTTCGTCAACGACACGGGGCTGCTGCACTTCTCTTACCGCCGCTACCTGGAAAAGAAGATCCGGGACCGTTTCGGGCTGACCGGCAACCCGCTGAAGCTGGTGCTGCGGGCGGGTACGGGGCGCTCCGCCGCCACCGCCCGCCCTTCGGCCCGCCCCGCCCACAAGACGGGCAGGTAAGGCGCGCAGACGTATCGGCCGGCGGCGCGTTTACATTTCCCTCATGCCCAGCCGACACCGGTCTGATGCGATGGTGATGTATTGACGCTATGGCGGCGGCCTTGAGCTCCAAGATCCTGGTGGTCGACGATGAGGACCACATCGTGGAGCTGGCGCGCCTCTACCTGATGCGCGAGGGCTACGAGGTGGAGGGATTGGGGGACGGGGCGCAGGCGGTCGCCAGGTTCGGCCAGGTCAGGCCCGACCTGGTGATCCTCGACATCATGCTTCCCGGCACCGACGGACTGACCATCTGCAAGGAGATCCGCAAGCAGAGCCAGGTGCCGATCATCATGCTGACCGCGCGCGACGAGGTCACGGACAAGGTGGTCGGCCTCGAGGTGGGGGCCGACGACTACCTGACCAAGCCCTTTCATCCGCAGGAGCTCGTCGCGCGTGCCAAGGCGCTGCTGCGCCGGGCGCGG carries:
- a CDS encoding aminotransferase class I/II-fold pyridoxal phosphate-dependent enzyme; its protein translation is MKPPSRAVHAGRELVARTPLAPDLSPAAVHVYTDLEDYDAVARGERPGHYYGRNSNSNRDMLERAVAELEGAEAGVATASGMAALHAAILALAPRPATVVATRELYGGTLALLRQDLEPAGYKTQLVDLVDLEAVRRALEGAGLVLAETITNPLCRVPDMEAIAAMTNDRGVPLLVDNTFATPMLCRPLDLGATMVVHSATKYIGGHSDLVAGVIAGSAPAIAAARSRSVRTGTPLGPFDAWLALRGMRTLDVRMRRHSDNSLALARAMRRLPGVACVHHPLLEESPSFEVASRLLPRGAGGMMAFDLEGGRPAVQRMLSRFQLVSFAASLGGVETTISYPEITSHRSLTPSERAEVGVGPGTVRVSVGIEDPDDIVLDFNQALAG
- a CDS encoding cysteine synthase family protein, giving the protein MGRVSILDRHMTQGVVTPGITRLIGNTPLLRVRLFEREFPGVEVYAKAEWFNPGGSVKDRAALSMIEDGERRGALTRDKIIIDSTSGNTGIAYALVGAAKGYRVKLVMPGNVSAERKALVVAYGAEIVYSDALEGSDGAIRLVRELVDEEPDRYFYPDQYSNAANVRAHYEGTAVEILQQTPGRLTHFVAGLGTTGTFVGTSRRLKEHDASIRTIAVQPDDSFHGLEGLKHLPTAIVPRIWDPGIADEVWGSPTEPAYDLARAVARTEGLLVGHSSGAALWAVRRIAEKTPHAVVVTVFPDSGDRYLSTGLYGARPR
- a CDS encoding response regulator transcription factor, encoding MAAALSSKILVVDDEDHIVELARLYLMREGYEVEGLGDGAQAVARFGQVRPDLVILDIMLPGTDGLTICKEIRKQSQVPIIMLTARDEVTDKVVGLEVGADDYLTKPFHPQELVARAKALLRRARLEPDQPRLIRAGNLEVDLERHEVRHGKAKVQLRPKEFDLLALLARHPGRVFQRSELLDLVWGYDFPGYTRTVDVHVQQLREKLAAATITDPSIQTVWGVGYRLELAGS
- a CDS encoding D-alanyl-D-alanine carboxypeptidase; this translates as MPTAAALRARARAAILRRQRARLESPQLNSGGPTVAAYVPEPGRSRTRGRRRRRRDRFTLLAAIALLLAGGVTTGFVAVNHGRSPIRFTLQRATAPAAKSFDHLGFSNYWLAVHPQPELPVRAQAVYLVDLDTRMVLWERDPETSRAPASLTKLITAMVAVDDAGSLDRVIEVTPQATQVIPSVMGLSAGEHLTLREVLDGLFLDSGNDAAEALASGIVPRERFIRQMNQKAKSIGLTASHFANPSGLDAPGHGMSAHDLVHTAAYLDKYYPELAAIAATKDVAILGTAQHKAFYPHNLNRLLWSYPGATGLKTGLTDNAGGCMLATATRDGRHLIVAVLNDTGRSTEDAAVLLDYGFSVHPTPFGPF
- a CDS encoding M67 family peptidase; its protein translation is MRIVRAAFEAIQAHGAEGYPHEICGIMVGPRGEGVVSEVKRARNIIVERARDRYEIDPRDHIRIQKEADAAGLDIVGYYHSHPDHPAQASRFDTERAWAGYVYLIVSVEKGKPVDANGFVAADDGGPFRPEPLEIV
- the der gene encoding ribosome biogenesis GTPase Der, producing the protein MARPIVAIVGRPNVGKSTLFNRVLGWRKAIVDPESGLTRDRLYGVGEWRGREFTVVDTAGLDLDSAKDESRAAIEAQTKIAMDQADAIVLLLDVRQGLTPIDREIARLLRRSGRRVLVAANKADSPSERHFAHEILELGFDEPSLLSAQHGIGVGDFLDRVLEALPPPEAEPAAEEKADRLAIMGRPNVGKSSLLNALLGDERALVSAVPGTTRDPIDTELVFDGIPVVLIDTAGIRRKSSSRDRLERYSLMRGIHAMERADAVLLVIDASAGVLAQDQHVAGYALEAGKGLVIVVNKIDLVEPAQRRAPYWRETLGKDFKFATFAPVMAVSARTKEGIGSIVPAALEVVGQRRIKMPPNELNRLLREAFLEHPPPSFKGRRLKLDFATQAGSESPTVVMFVNDTGLLHFSYRRYLEKKIRDRFGLTGNPLKLVLRAGTGRSAATARPSARPAHKTGR
- a CDS encoding phosphopyruvate hydratase, coding for MARLTDLTAHEVLDSRGNPTIAVTVHTERGSGRAIVPSGASTGAHEAVELRDGDPERYGGKGVTRAVANVLGEIAERLRGFDVLDQKGLDEVLIELDGTPNKARLGANAILGVSLAAAHAAAQAEGVPLYRHLGGEGAATLPLPMANILNGGAHADTSVDLQEFMVCPVGASRFGEAIRAVSETYHALKKVLKARGLATAVGDEGGFAPNLSSNEDALKLIVEAIKQAGYTPGHDIAIALDPAASEFYADGRYTLKGEGRTLDAQGLASLYEEWIDRYPIVSIEDGMAEDDWDGWRHLTERIGGRVQLVGDDLFVTNVRRLKVGIERGVANSLLVKVNQIGTLTETLEAIDLARHARYSSVMSHRSGETEDTTIADLAVATGVGMIKTGAPARSERVAKYNRLLFIEAELGAAAVYAGRSPLR